The genome window GAAGGATAATTGGCACGCTGCCACACCAAAAATAAaggtctgtaatttttttattgtgcAAAACAAATTATTGGTTACTTTTATGGCCACATCAATTCAAGGTTAAGTTCAATTACTAGCAGTGGTGGTAGAAGTGCTCGTATCttaagggatactttgccagtTTTTCAACTAGACTTGTATCCTAACAATGTGAGTAGTAAGTGTAAATACATTATGGTAAGGGAACAAGAAGCGGAAGCCATACTGTTTACTGTACTttaaaacagaggctgaaaaactgtaaaactacgCTGTGCTAATCAAACATGAACCAAGATTCTTTTTGTGATTCGTGCAACTGTAATTTGAGATTGATTGTTACCAGCCAGCCTCCATAttatttcctgtgtcaaaaGGTCAAAATGGCATAGATGGGTCACGTCACCCACCAGCGGCAGCGTTTATTGGTCAGGTgcggcgcagtgcattctggtagttgtaggttttctactacttgagcaaaagcaaatgccacagccccttTCCTctattttctctggtcatgtaggtcaaggtggagctcattttactGATGTTATACACTGCTGAGTATtattaatctataataataatacatcatcatttattagtttatgtatatattgtaatctgaatctgtaaagtaactaaagttatcagacaaatgtagtgctGTAAAAAAGTGTATGCTAGGAGAAGCATAAAGtggaaatacttaagtaaagtacctcataaatgtacttaagtacacTATGTGAGTAAATGCACTTAGTTGCTTTTTACCACTGCATGCTATAATATATTTATACCTACTTATAACTCACTTAAGTAAACTGTCTATCACttctaaagttttttttaaaagtatatGAAGCAAGCGACTTTGTAAGTAAGAGGTAAAAAACAATAGCTGTAATACAATAATAATGCCTCTGTTGTGTATTTCTGTCCTGCCTTCGTCTCTCAGGGTGGTGATGACCTGGACCCCAACTATGTGCTGTCCAGCCGTGTTCGTACTGGCCGCAGCATCAAGGGATTCACCCTGCCCCCCCACAACAGCCGTGGAGAGCGCAGAGCCATTGAGAAGCTGTCCATTGAGGGTGAATGTCAAACTAACAGTGGCTGAATGTAACTAAGtgtatttactcaagtactgtatgtaAGCACAGATTTGAGGTATCCGTACTTGAgtcttgtctttttgttttactttatatttctactcGACTACATCATGGGGGAAATTTTGTTCTTTCTGCCCCACTACATTTATccgacagctttagttactttacaaattaagattttttttgcacACAAAACTTAGAAATAGCTTCTAGAATATCAAGCTTTGTTCTTAATGAAACTACCCAACAGTTTATACAAGTAAACTGTTAGTCAATTGgcagccattttattatttgttaaaatcagtttttcatgcaaagaaagaaagaaagaccaTTATGGTTCCAGCTTCACAAACAGTAAAACCCTGCTGTTATGTTAAGGAGTCATCTAatgatattatatataataGTCACAGGGGGATATATACTGCTTTCAGTACTTTAAGTACATATTCCTTATTATAATTTCAAACTTTCACTTGAGCAGCGTGGTCAGTGCAGGTCTTACTTGTACTTGTAACTGTCAGAGACTGACTCCTGTCTTCGGTTCTCTCCTCTCAGCCCTGGCCAGCCTGGAGGGTGAGTTCAAGGGAAAGTACTATCCCCTGGACGGCATGACCGACGCTGAGCAGGAGCAGCTGATCGctgatcacttcctgtttgacaaGCCCGTGTCCCCCCTGCTGACCTGCGCTGGTATGGCCCGTGACTGGCCCGACGCCAGGGGCATCTGgtaagagacacacagacacatagaatggaaatgaaacaaaaaaagattataAATCAGACTCTTGCCCCCACTTTAGAAAGCGTAAAATCAGATATGTGCTGTGATCAACTGTAAAAGcagcttttcttttctgttcCCATATAAACACATGATTACATACTCACTAAACAAAAGACCCCCTTCTAAGCTCCCATCTGCCCTCCACAAACCAACCTTTAAAACTTTCACCATCTGTCTCTTTTTCCATTGCCCCAATATGAAAATCCTGATTACTCCTGTTTTCAAACATCTGTTTAAGTGTGTCACAAATAACCAAAGCACAGTGTGCAGCTGCAGCATACACTGCTCCTTACAGTGGCTTGACATCCTGTAAATCCACCACCATGCAGCTCAGATTATTCACATTATCAGGGTTAGCGTGTTGTCTTATATCCTACAAATGTTAACTGTCATGTTTCTATGAGGGACTTTGAGGAACCAAATTGTATCCATGCATTATTGTGTCAAATTTCTGTCTCGCAATATTTTGTCCAATATGTATAAATCAAGTATAACTGAGCTGCTTTTCCTCCTCCAGGCACAACGACAACAAGACCTTCCTGGTCTGGGTGAACGAGGAGGATCATCTGCGTGTCATCTCCATGCAGCTGGGAGGCAACATGAAGGAGGTCTTCAGACGCTTCTGCGTCGGCCTGCAGAAGGTAAAAGACAAAAACGTATATGCATTTTTATGCAGACTGCACAATTCAGCTGGGAGTTAAAGCCAATTCACCCCCTGTAAACATAACAACTTTCTTTGGTTACATTCTCTGCGCTGTGAATATGTACAGGGTGTAGATATGAAACCTTTGTGCACAGACCTTTCATCactggtggaggaagtactcagatcttgtACTAAAGTACTTATACCACATTGCAAAAAAGTTAATCAAAAATCCTGCATTCAATATCTTAGCTATGTAAAAGTATAAAAGCCTCAAATTATGTTATGCAGAATGgtccatttcagaataatgtttGTTATATAATTGAATTGTAGTTAgtgatgtatttatgtgttcatcactttaatgttagAGCTGGTAAAACTGCAGCTcatttaattactttatatactgccAGCTCACGGATTTTACCTCAGTGATGAACCAAGTTTGATCTTCATCTATAATAATTCAGCAATTTATTTTGTGATTATGTTctgtattaataatctgaatcaAAAAAGCGGAGTGTagaggagtaaaaagtacaatatttgtttCAGCGTTATAATGGAGtttaagtataaagtagcagaaattGAAAATACTAAcgtcaagtacaagtacctgaAAATTAAACCTATGTAAATCTTCTTTGTTGCATTCCACCACCTTTCACGGCTGTTAACCTCATGATGTTGAATTTCTGTCTTCATGATCAACACCTATGTCTGATTAATATGTGGTGACATCTGTTTAGTTATATTGTAACCACCGTGCATTACTCCTCTACTTTCCTTGTCACTGGTCAGATTGAGGAGATCTTCAAGAAGCACAACCACGGCTTCATGTGGAACGAGCATCTGGGCTACATCCTGACCTGCCCCTCCAACCTGGGAACCGGCCTGCGTGGTGGTGTGCACGTCAAGCTGCCCAAGCTCAGCACACATGCCAAGTTTGAGGAGATTCTGACCAGGCTGCGTCTGCAGAAGCGTGGCACAGGTACTAATAAAAAAAGGACACAGAAGAGACCCAGGAGATGTAGTTTTAAATTTTACCCAGCAGCTGCTGAAGGGAGTTAAAAAGTTAACAGCAAAGTTAGCATTTATTGGAAAACCAATATTAGAAAATGTACCTGAAATACAAATGCATGGGTTAAGATAAAAAGAAGCTACTGAAAAACTAACAAACTACTATTTTTAATTCAGGACATTAACTTCAGAATCTTCAGGTCAGCACTTCCTGTCTTATATAGGGCCTACACTGTTTTGTATAATTAGAGAGATACATTGGTTAGTCAGGCAGCGATATTCAGTCAGTGTCAGTACAGTCTCAGGGTCTTTTTTGGGGATATCAAGTATGTTTATAATATAatactgaatgggcctactgGGGACAGGACCAGGggagcccaaagtgtcaggagCCCCCCTCGCCTTCACctgtaaaatgtcactcaaagagACACGTACCAAGCAGGAAGATACTTAAAATGAAGAAACATAAAAcagcttcaaagagacacagagacccGCAACAACTAAGATAAGGGGCAAgaaaaccacaaagaaacacaaaatgactacaatgaGATGCAAAATAGCTGCTAAGATACACAAAGTGaagacaaagagatgcaaaacggttgcaaaaagacacaaactgactacaaagagaagcaaaacagctgcaaagagacacaaaactactactaagagatgcaaaacagttGCAAAGGTACACAAAGtgactgcaaagagatgcaaaacagcttcaaagagacaaaagagaCTCACAAgaactacaaaaaggggcacaAAGAGGACTCACTTTGCTCCCGTTCTTCTCCCTCCAGGTGGTGTGGACACAGCCTCCGTGGGTGGTGTGTTCGACATCTCCAACGCTGACCGTCTGGGCTCCTCCGAGGTCGAGCAGGTCCAGCTGGTGGTTGACGGTGTCAAGCTGATGATTGAGATGGAGAAGAAGCTCGAGAAGGGAGAGTCTATTGATGGCATGATCCCCGCCCAGAAGTAAAGAGGACAGACAACCAATGACTGAAtgactgtctgtgtttgtttttttttacattataaaaaatGAACGAGTAGCCTTGTTGTAAAGTTATTTTACTGGTTTCGGCCAACTGGCTACTTCCTGCTTACTTCTTTCCATCAAGAAGACACTCCACTTTTCTCTCTACtacttcctttctttcttactTCTGCTAACTCATCTTTTCCTTTCCTGCTTCTTCTTTGGTTTCCAATTACCTGTCACTTTAAACATCTTTCCCCATCTTCTTTGTAACATCCTGGGATCAATCCATGCATAGTCTGGTCATGGCTATGTATACGCACCGAAATAAAAATTTTTTTTGGTTGTAAATTATAACTGGACAATTAAACTATGCCCCATGTAACAATCAAACCGTCTCTCTCATGTTTTCCTTAAACACATGGATTTTGCAACCATTCATAACAGATGACCACTGATATGCACTCA of Epinephelus lanceolatus isolate andai-2023 chromosome 4, ASM4190304v1, whole genome shotgun sequence contains these proteins:
- the ckmb gene encoding creatine kinase, muscle b, which translates into the protein MARNCHNDLKMKFSVDEEFPDLSLHNNHMAKALTKEIYGKLRGKSTPSGYTLDDVIQTGVDNPGHPFIMTVGCVAGDEESYEVFKDLLDPVISDRHGGYKPTDKHKTDLNFENLKGGDDLDPNYVLSSRVRTGRSIKGFTLPPHNSRGERRAIEKLSIEALASLEGEFKGKYYPLDGMTDAEQEQLIADHFLFDKPVSPLLTCAGMARDWPDARGIWHNDNKTFLVWVNEEDHLRVISMQLGGNMKEVFRRFCVGLQKIEEIFKKHNHGFMWNEHLGYILTCPSNLGTGLRGGVHVKLPKLSTHAKFEEILTRLRLQKRGTGGVDTASVGGVFDISNADRLGSSEVEQVQLVVDGVKLMIEMEKKLEKGESIDGMIPAQK